CCCCCCCCCCCCCCCCCCCCCCCCCCCCCCCCCCCCCCCCCCCCCCCCCGAGAAACGGCGTCATATCGTGCTTTCCGGCGATTTCTCGCCGACTCCGCACAACAATTCATATGCGATGGTGCCGCAATGTGCGGCGACTTCGGTCACCGGCAGGTTCGGGCCCCACAATTCGGCGGCGTCGCCCGCCTCGACATCGGCGCCGCCGACATCCACCGTCAGCATGTCCATGGACACGCGCCCGGCCAGCGCGCGGCGCGCGCCTGCAATCCACACCGGCGTGCCCGATTCGGCGTGCCTCGGATAGCCGTCGCCGTAGCCGGCGGCGACGATGGCCGCGCGCATCGGCTTGCGGCAGACATAATCGCCGCCGTAGCCGATGCGGTCGCCCTTGTTGAACTCGCGCACGGCGATGACCGGCGCCGTCAGCCGCATCGCCGGCTTCAGGCGGGCGCGGTGGCGCTCGTCGCAGTGCACCGGCGCGGCGCCGTAGAGCGCGATGCCGGCCCGCACCCAGTCGCGGTGCGTTTCCGGCAGCCGCAACGCCGCCGCCGAGTTGGCGAGCGACGCCGGCAGATTGTGTTCGCGGTAGTGCGAGCAGATTTCATCAAACGCCTCGATCTGGCGGCAGTCGGCGACGGCGTCGGCGTCGTCGGCGCAGGCCAGATGCGACATCAGCACCGGCGGCGACGGCAGCCCGCCGATGTCCAGCACCGCCGGCACGATGCGCGCGTGGGCCGACGCCGGAAAACCGAGGCGGTGCATGCCGGTGTCAAACTTGATCCACAACTCAACGCCGCCGCCGGCGTCGCGGCTCCATTCAATTTGGCGCTCGCGGTGCACGACCAGCGCCAGTTCGTGCCCGCGCGCGACGCCGTATTCGCGCGCGTCGCGGCAGCCCTGCAACACCAGTATCCTGTGCGACACCCCGGCGCGGCGCAGCGCCACGCCCTCGCCGACGCAGGCCACCGCAAAACCGTCCGCCGCGCCGAGCGCGCGCGCCGCCGCCGCCAGGCCGTGGCCGTAGGCATCGGCCTTGACGACCGCCATCAGGCGCGCGCCGCCGCACACTTCCCGCAGGTACTCGCAATTGCCGGACAACGCGCCGGCGTCGAGGCTTTTGACGAGCGGCCTGGTCATTGCGGAAGGGGACCGGAACCGGTCAGATTTGCTCGAAGTCGGAGACGACGGCGTCGTTGTAGTCGGGCCAGGACGGCGCGCCGCCGGCGGCCTCTTCCGGGAGATGGCTCTCAAAGCGCGTGTATTTGCCGATGAAGGTCAGCCGCATCTTGAAGGTCGGGCCGTTGCGCTGTTTGACGACCTCGACATCAACGGCGCCGGTGTTGTCGTCCTCGCCCTGCTCGCCGCCGCGGTAGAGCACCGCGATCAGGTCGGCGTCCTGCTCCAGCGCGCCGGACTCGCGCAAGTCCGACATCTGCGGCCTTCTCTCGGGGCGGCTTTCAATGTTGCGGTTCAACTGCGACAGCGCCACCACCGGCAGGTTGACCTCCTTCGCCAGCGCTTTCAGCGAGCGCGAAATCTCGGAAATCTCGACGGCGCGGTTCTCGACGCTGGCGTGCGAACGCATCAATTGCAGGTAATCCACGACCACCAGCGCCAGGTCGCGGTGTTCGCGCCGCAGGCGCCGCACCCGCGCGCGCACCTCGGTCGGCGTCAGGCTCGGGCTGTCGTCCACATAAATCCGCACATCGGAAAAACTGCCGTAGCATTCCGTCAGGCGCGCCCATTCCTCGTCGTTGAGGTTGCCGGTGCGCAGGTGCATCTGATTGATTCTGCCGAGCGACGAATAAAAGCGCGTCGCAATCTGGTGCGCCGGCATCTCCATGCTGAAAATCGCGACCGCGCCGCAGCGCTCCCTGGCGGCGGCGTGCTCGGCGATGTTCAGCGCAAAACTGGTCTTGCCCATGGACGGGCGCCCGGCGATGATGACCAGGTCGCCGGCCTGCAAGCCGTTGGTTTTCTCGTCGAATTCCCGAAAGCCGGTCGCCACGCCGGTGATCAGCCCCGGCGACTTGCTGCGCTGCTCGACCTGTTCATACACTTCCCGCCCCAGCGCTTGCAGCGTGTGGAAGTCCGCCGTCTTGCGCGAGCGGTCGTCGGTGATTCTGAAGATGTTCTGCTCGGCGCGGTCTATCAATTCGGCGCTGTCGCCGTCCATCGAGCGCGCGTCCTCGATGATGCCGGCGGCGACCTTCAGCAACTGGCGGCGCACCGCGTTCTCGTGCACGATGCGCGCGTAGGCGACGATGTTGGCGGCGCTCGGCGTTTCGTTGACGAGGTCGGCCAGATACGACAGCGTGTTGTCGTCGGCGGACGCCGCGCCGTCCTTGCGTTCGCCCTTCAGGCGCTCGGCCACGGTGACCGCGTCGCACGGGCTGCCGCTTTCGGCCAGGCCGCTGACGGCGCGGAACAGCGTGCGGTTGGACTGCGAGTAGAAGTCGTTCTCGGTTACGATGTCGGAGACCTTGTCCCACGCCTCGTTGTCGAGCAGCAGCCCGCCGATGACGGCCTGCTCGGCCTCGATGGAATGCGGTGCGCCCGCCGCCGCGCCCGCGCGCTGCTCCCCGGTCGGTGGCGCGTCCATCGTCAGCTCCGCGCGGATTATTTGCCGACGACTTTCAGCCGCACGACGGCGTTGACATCGGCGTGAAAGTGCAGTTCAACCCGGTAGTCGCCGAGTTCGCGGAACACGCCGTCCGGCAGCCGCACCTCGTGGCGGGCGATTTCAACGCCGGCCTTCGCCACCGCCTCGGCGATCTCGGCGGTGCCGACCGAGCCGAACAGGTTGCCCTCCTCGCTGACCGCGACTTCCAGCACCACCTCGCGCTCGTTGATCTTGTCGGCGCGCTCCTGCGCGGCAGCCTTCTCGCGCTGCGCCTGCTGTTCCAGTTCGGCCTTGCGGCGCTCGACCTTCTCCATGTTCGCGGGCGTCGCGAGTTCGGCCTTGCCGCCGGGAATCAGGCAGTTGCGGGCGTAGCCCGGGCGCGTGCCGACGACATCGCCGATGTCGCCCAGTTTCTCGACCTTTTCCAGCAGTATGATTTTCATGTTCTTCATGTCTTGTTGCGTCTCCTTCAGGCCCCTCAGTCTTTGTTGGCCGGCGCAAACCGGCGGCGCAGGCCGAACAGGCTTTCGACCAAGCCGATTAAAACCACCAGCAGCCACAAACGCGGCTCGATGACGGTGATAACCGCCAGCACCGTGTAAAACGCCGCCAGCGGCAGCCGCCGCTGTTCCAGGCCGGCGAGCAGGCCGTGCACCACGGCCACGCCCTGCAGCAGGAACAGCGGCGCCGCGACGATGGCCAACTGCCTCCAGACCGCGGACTCGGCCTGCGTTGAAACCGCAAAGACCGCGAGGCTGAGTATTGCAATTCCCCCGCCGATTTGCAACGCGGTGAATTCATCGCGAAAACGCCCCGGAGCGTCCAGCAGGGACTGCCACCACCGCCCCAATAGTAACATCAGCGACCAGACCATCACCAGCGACGACAGCGCGATGCCCGTCATCACGGGCACGATGGCCTCAAGCGCCGCCGTCAGGCGCTCGTCGGCGGCCAGCAGCGCGGTGTAATCGCGCAGCGCCTCGCGCCACCAGTCGTCAAGTTCCGGAAACGGCAGCGCCGCCAGCACACCGGCGGCGCCGGCGGCCAGCGCCGCGGTCAGCGGCCACGACAGCGCATGATGGCGCCGCAGTATCCAGGCGAAGCCCGTCAGCGGCAGCCATTGCAGCAGCGAGGTCATGATGATGACCGGCACGCCGGCCTGCCAGCCGCCGGCCAGCAGCGTCAGCGCCGCCAGCACCGCGCAGGCGCCGGCGATGACCGAGCAGGCGCGGCGCCAATCCAGTTTCAGCGCAATCAGCGCGATGCAGCCGCCGCCCAGCAGGCCGACGACCGGCAGCAGCGCGGACAGCAGCGTGAACCCGATGACCGAGACCAGCGCCTGCGGGTAGCCGGAGACGACAAAAGCGGCGATTTTTCTCATGCCCGGCGAGTGGGTGGCCGCGGCGGCGGCGGGGTGCGCGGGAGCGCGGGATTCAGTGGCGGTCGGTGTACGGCAGCAGCGCGAGATAACGCGCGCGCTTGATGGCCGTTGTCAGTTGGCGCTGGAAAACGGCTTTGGTGCCGGTGACGCGGCTCGGAATGATCTTGCCGGTGTCGGTGATGAAGTCTCTCAGCAGCGCGACATCCTTGTAGTCTATCGCGGAAACCCCCGCCTTCGTGAAGCGGCAGTATTTGCGGCCTTTCTGATGGGAGGGCATTTCAGTTCGCGCCTTTGGGGGGTTCTTCGGCTGATTCCGTGGCCGGGGCGGGTGTGGCGGTTGTGGCGGTGGTTGTGTCGGCATTCGCGGCGGTGGCGGACGGTGTTTCGGTGGCGGATTGTGCCGGGGTTGTGTCGCTTTGTGCCGGTGTTCCGGCGGCGGCCTGTGCCGGGGTTGTGTCGCTTTGTGCCGGTGTTGCGGCGGTGGACTGTGCCGGGGTTGTGTCGCTTTGTGCCGGTGTTGCGGCGGTGGACTGTGCCGGGGCGGCGGCCCGCGCCCGGGCCTCGGCGGCGCGCTGTTCTTCCTCGCGGGCGGAGCGCATCAGCGGCGACGGCCCGGTAACCGCGTCGTCACAGCGGATGATCATGTTGCGAACCACCGCGTCGTTGAACTGGAACGAACTCTTGATCTCGCCGACGGTCTCGGATGTGGTCTCGATGTTCATCAGCACATAGTGCGCCTTGTGCACCTTGCTGATCGGATACGCCAGCGGGCGCACGCCGAGGTTTTCCAGCCGGTGCATCGTGCCGCCGCTGGACTGCACCATCGAGCGGTAACGCTCGACCATGCCGCCCACCTGCCCGGTCTGGTCCGGATGCACCAGAAACATGACTTCGTAATGTCGCATTCGTTGATATGGTTGCGCGCGGAGTCTCCCGCGCGGAACCGCGTATTCTATGCGGGGATTGACACGCTGTCAAGAATCCCGCCGATTTGCGCGGTCAAGGCGGCCCGCAGCAGCCGCGTTTGCAGCCAACAACGCAAGCAATGGAAATTGCGCCTCACCCCCGCGCACGGCGGCGTTGTCGACGCTCGAAGAACTTGCGGCGGGCGGCGTCGCCGGGCGGGGCCAGGTCAATCTGGCGTTCCTGCGGGTCAACGCGCATGACGGTCACCTCGGCGACATCGCCCAGCCGCCAGATTTTGCCGCGGCGTCCGCCGACCAGGCGGTGGCGCACCGGGTCGTGCTGGTAGTAATCATCGTCGAGCAGGCGGATGTGCAGCAGGCCCTCGACATGCAGGCCCTCCAACTCGATGAACAAGCCGAACGATGTCACCGCGGTGACCAGGCCGGTGAAGGTCTCGCCGACGCGCTCTTCCAGCGACACGCATTTGTAATAGCGCTCGATGTCGCGCGTCGCGTCGTCGGCGCGCTTCTCGGTGAACGAACAGTTCTCGCCGAAATGCCGCATCGCGCGCGCATCGTAGTCGGCACCGTCGGGCGAATCCAGCGCGCGGTGGATGGCGCGGTGCAGCAGCAAATCGGGGTAGCGGCGTATCGGCGATGTGAAGTGCGCGTAGGATTCAAGCGCGAGGCCGAAGTGCCCGGTGTTGACCGGCGTGTACACGGCGCGCGCCAGCGAACGCAGGATGACGCCGGTGATGACGCGCCGGTGTTCGTGCCCCTCAATCTTGGCCAGCACGCGCGCCATGCCGGCGAGGTCGCCGTCGCCCGCCGAAAACCCGAGGTCGCGCAGAAACAGGTCAAGGCTCTCAAAGGCGTCTTTCTTGAAACCCTGGTGGACGCGGTACAGAAAATGCAGGCGGCGGCGCTCCAGAAAACCGGCGGCGGCGACATTGGCGCAAATCATGAACTCCTCGATCAGGCGGTGGGCGTCGTTGCGAACCAGCGGCGCGATGGCACGCAGGCGCCCGTGTTCGTCAAGCGCCACGCGCGCCTCGGAGGTCTCGAAGTCCAGCGCGTTGCGGCGTTCGCGCGCGCCGCGCAGCGCGCGCCAGGCGGCGTGCGCGGTGCGCAGCATCGCCGCCACCGACGCCGGGCACCCCGGTGGCAGCGCCGCGCCACGCGCGAAAAAGCCGCCGGCCTCGCCGTAGGTCAGGCGCGCGTGCGAATGGATGACGGCCCTGCAGAAGTCGTAGTCAAGCAGTTCGCCGTCGCGCGACAGACGCATCCGGCACACCAGCGCCGCGCGGTCCTCATTCGGGCGCAGCGAACACAGGTCGTCCGACAGCAGCGGCGGCAGCATCGGCACGACGCGCCCGGGGAAATAAACCGAATTGCCGCGTTCGGCGGCCTCGCGGTCCATCGCCGTGCCGGGCTTCACATAACTCGCGACATCGGCGATTGCGACCCACAGCATCGTCGCATCGCCGTCTTTCTCGCAGCACACGGCGTCGTCAAAGTCCTTCGCGTCGCTGCCGTCTATCGTCACAAACGGCATCTTGCGCAAATCGCGCCGACCGGCGCCGGGCTGCGGCACGCGGCGGCGCTTGAACGCCTTGCATTCGCGCAGCACTTCCGGCGGCCATTCGTGCGGAATGTCGCAGGCGCGTATCGTCATGTCCACTTCAAGGTCGGCGGCGCCGCGCCGCCCCAGCACCTGCACCAACGCGCCGCTCAGGTGCGGCGGCTGCGGCGACGGCGGGCGCAGGCGCACGACCACGGCGTCGCCGTCGTCCGGGCGCAGGCCGTCGTCGTCGCTGACCGCAACGCTGCCGAGGTGGCGTTCGCGCAGCGGCACGATGCAGTGGCCGCGCTTTGAGAACAGGCCGACCAGTTCGTGGCGGCGCTCGACGACCTCGACGGCCACCGGCTTCGCCTCGCCGCGCTTCGGGCCGACGCTGCGCAAACGAACCCGGTCGCCCGCGAACAGGCGACGCGACAACCTTTCCGGCAGTTCCACATCATCGCCGCCGGCGCGCAGCGCGAGGCCGCCGTCGCAGCGGACGATGTCGCCGGTCACAAAACGCGGCGCGCGCGCGGCGGCCCAGGCACCGCCGGTGTCGCATTCAATCTCGCCGTCGCGCGCCATCGCCTTCAGCCGCCGCGTGAAAGCGGTGATCTCGTCGTCGCCCTTGAGTTGGAAGTGGCGCAGCAGTTTCTGAAAACGCAGCGGCGCGGCGCTGGCGTCGAGCACCTCGTAAATGGACTGCCTTTCGGGAATGACAACTTTGCTCATGACAGAGGCAAACGGAAGGAGTTGCGGCGCCGCGCGTGACCGCCTGCATTTGACATTCATCCGGCGCGGCTATAAATTCTTTCGTTCGTTACCTGCCATTTTACATGTAAATCCCTGCCGAGGTGGCGGAATTGGTAGACGCGCTGGCTTCAGGTGCCAGTGGGGGCAACCCCGTGGAGGTTCAAGTCCTCTCCTCGGCACCAGCGGGCAACCGGATGGACAAACTGCTGCTTCATTTCGACACCGACGCCGTTCCCGGCACGTTTGACGCCGTCGTCGCCTACGACGGCGGCGCCGACCGCCTCGCGCAGTACGGCGGCGTGTCGGCGGACAACTGCGGCAAACTGACCGAGGGCGCGATCTACACGCGCGCGCCGGCGGACAAGAAAAACACCGCCATCTTCATCAGCGGCGGCGACCTCGACGCCGGCCAGCGACTGCTCGACGCCGTCACCGGCGCCTTCTTCGACCGCTTCCGGGTGTCGGTCATGCTCGACAGCGGCGGCTGCAACACCACCGCCGCCGCCGGCGTCGCGCTGCTGGCGTCGCAATACGACATCGCCGGCAAGACGGCGGCGGTGCTCGCCGGCACCGGCCCCGTCGGCCAGCGCGCCGCGGTCATGCTGGCCGCGAGCGGCGCGCGCCGGGTCGTGCTGACATCGCGCAGCCTCGAACGCGCGGAGCAGGCCTGCGCGCTGATGCAACAGCGCTTCGGCGCGGCGCTCGAGGCGCGCCAATGCCGCGACGCCGCGGAAACGGCGGCGGCGCTGGACGGCGCGCAAATCGCCTTCGGCGCCGGCAAGACCGGCGTGCAACTGCTGGGCCTGCCGCAGTGGCGCGACCTGGCGGCGCTTGAAGCCGTCGTGGATGTCAACACGCGCCCGCCCGCCGGCATTGAAGGCGTCGAGATGACCGACCGCGCGGCCCCGCGCCACGGCAAAATCGCGTTCGGCGGCCTCGGCGTCGGCGCGCTGAAACTGAAACTGCACCGCGCCTGCATCGCCGCCCTGTTCAACACCAACGACCAGGTGCTCGACGCCCCCGCCATCCTCAACCTCGCCCGCTCGCTGGCGGACTGAGACCCGCAACCGGGCCGGGGCGGCCGCCGCCCCGCTGCCTCCGGAAACGCCGTGCTATCATGCGCGGCAGGACGGGAAAATGAACGCCGCAACGGACCAAAACGAGACCCACCACAAGATTGTCATCGGCGATGCCCGATAGTATAAAATACCGGAAATACATCATGTCCACCAACAACCAAGCGGCTATTTCGTTTCCTCCGCCAACCGCGCTCCACCGCCCTCGCTCTCGTAGCCCGAAGAGTCGCTGGTTGAATCATATCCACCAAGGTGATTGCGTTGCCTTAATGGGCAGGATGCCGGCAGAGTCCATCGATTTGAGTTTCTGGTCGCCGCCCTATTTCGTGGGGAAATCTTACGAGAAAGATTTGACCTTCGAGGATTGGCAAGCGCTACTTCGAAACACTATCGGCGCCCACTTTCGCATTCTCAAAAGCGCGGGATTTATGGTGATAAATATCGGCGATATTCTGTGTTTTTCGGACCCCGGCATGCCTTCATTTCAGGCCAATCTTCGCCACGGTAAAAAGCACCGCATCACCCGTGAAGACGTGCTTGCCGCGCGGAAAAAACATCCTGATGCCAACCGTCACCGTCTGGCCTCAATACTGGGTTGCAGCGAACAAACCATCCAGCGCCGATTGGAAAACAACAATGTGCGCGGAGGAAAGCATGGTGCGTCAACCAAAACTCTGCTGGTCGGCGGAATGCTTCAGCAATGGGCGGAAGATGCGGGTTTGTATTTGTATGACCGCCGGATATGGCACAAGGATCCTTGCTGGGCGAACAGCCGATGGCACGGCAATTCCTACCGGTCAGTTGACGAATTCGAATATCTGTTCGTATTCTGGAAGCCCGGCATCGTGGAAGTAGATCGAAAAAGATTGAGTCCGCAAGAATGGGCAATGTGGGGTTCCAGAGGGGTTTGGCATATTCCTTCCGTAACCCGTAATGAACGCCACGAAGCGGAATTCCCGGAAGCACTCGCAGAGCGCGTTGTGCGCTTGTATTCCGATAAGGGAAATGTGGTGCTCGATCCTTTCTGTGGGTCGGGCACAACTGCAGTGATTGCGAAACGCCACAAGAGAAAATACATCGGAATAGAAATTAGCGAAAAATACGTTGGAATGGCGATTAGCCGCGTGTCAAATGCCTCACCCTGACAACGATTGCCATGGACAATGATATTAAAGACATCGACATCTTGAAAATCGAGCAAGTTTGCCAACGCATGGTTGTCCGTGCAATGCGCGATTACGAGGTGAAAGCAAAAGACATCTTTCGCAACGAGGGGGAAGATGCCAAAGAAGTCGCCGAGGATGTCACACGAGAAGCGATGGAAGCGCTCGGGGTTTCCCGGATAGATTACAGACTTTACGGCAAAGTCGATTATAAAAGAGCGGCGTTTGTTTTCCTGCCGGAAAGCGAACAAGGAGTTGCGCTGATGGTTGACTCCAAAGCTGAAAAAGACGGTGACACAGTAACAATCCAGATGTCACAAACTTCCATGGAGGTTCGTCAAAAACGCGGAGGGAAGTCTAAAACGGTGCCCGGTAAACTGGAAAAAACCATAAAAATTAACGGCAAATCTTTGCTGACGGTGACCATTTTCGTGAAGTATGTGTACATCCCTTCCAACGGAAAGGGATTAAATCTTAGAGAAATTGTTGTTGCATGTGTCCCTAATGGGCTATTGCAAGAACGCTACAACCCATCTTCAGAGAAGAAGAGTTTTTGGAGAGCAGGGCGTAATGCCCCTTCTCTCGGCGAAGAGTTTCGTGTCCGGGTCAATCTTAAAACGCTGGCCCAAATCGACGCTTGGCGAGTCACTCGGTGGAGTGTGGAATAAAGTTCGGGGGCTTATATGGGAAAACTAACAAAGGAGTGAATGTCTATTTCCTGCATCGTCATTTTCAATCATCCGCGAATTCAACTCGCAAGTGCATCAAAACAACTGTTGCACTTGCAAGTTGAATCTACATTTATCAATCTTTTCCATGTAATGGTCTTACCAGCTGCCATCTTTTTTC
This DNA window, taken from Gammaproteobacteria bacterium, encodes the following:
- the alr gene encoding alanine racemase — protein: MTRPLVKSLDAGALSGNCEYLREVCGGARLMAVVKADAYGHGLAAAARALGAADGFAVACVGEGVALRRAGVSHRILVLQGCRDAREYGVARGHELALVVHRERQIEWSRDAGGGVELWIKFDTGMHRLGFPASAHARIVPAVLDIGGLPSPPVLMSHLACADDADAVADCRQIEAFDEICSHYREHNLPASLANSAAALRLPETHRDWVRAGIALYGAAPVHCDERHRARLKPAMRLTAPVIAVREFNKGDRIGYGGDYVCRKPMRAAIVAAGYGDGYPRHAESGTPVWIAGARRALAGRVSMDMLTVDVGGADVEAGDAAELWGPNLPVTEVAAHCGTIAYELLCGVGEKSPESTI
- the dnaB gene encoding replicative DNA helicase, whose translation is MDAPPTGEQRAGAAAGAPHSIEAEQAVIGGLLLDNEAWDKVSDIVTENDFYSQSNRTLFRAVSGLAESGSPCDAVTVAERLKGERKDGAASADDNTLSYLADLVNETPSAANIVAYARIVHENAVRRQLLKVAAGIIEDARSMDGDSAELIDRAEQNIFRITDDRSRKTADFHTLQALGREVYEQVEQRSKSPGLITGVATGFREFDEKTNGLQAGDLVIIAGRPSMGKTSFALNIAEHAAARERCGAVAIFSMEMPAHQIATRFYSSLGRINQMHLRTGNLNDEEWARLTECYGSFSDVRIYVDDSPSLTPTEVRARVRRLRREHRDLALVVVDYLQLMRSHASVENRAVEISEISRSLKALAKEVNLPVVALSQLNRNIESRPERRPQMSDLRESGALEQDADLIAVLYRGGEQGEDDNTGAVDVEVVKQRNGPTFKMRLTFIGKYTRFESHLPEEAAGGAPSWPDYNDAVVSDFEQI
- the rplI gene encoding 50S ribosomal protein L9, translated to MKIILLEKVEKLGDIGDVVGTRPGYARNCLIPGGKAELATPANMEKVERRKAELEQQAQREKAAAQERADKINEREVVLEVAVSEEGNLFGSVGTAEIAEAVAKAGVEIARHEVRLPDGVFRELGDYRVELHFHADVNAVVRLKVVGK
- the rpsR gene encoding 30S ribosomal protein S18: MPSHQKGRKYCRFTKAGVSAIDYKDVALLRDFITDTGKIIPSRVTGTKAVFQRQLTTAIKRARYLALLPYTDRH
- the rpsF gene encoding 30S ribosomal protein S6, with product MRHYEVMFLVHPDQTGQVGGMVERYRSMVQSSGGTMHRLENLGVRPLAYPISKVHKAHYVLMNIETTSETVGEIKSSFQFNDAVVRNMIIRCDDAVTGPSPLMRSAREEEQRAAEARARAAAPAQSTAATPAQSDTTPAQSTAATPAQSDTTPAQAAAGTPAQSDTTPAQSATETPSATAANADTTTATTATPAPATESAEEPPKGAN
- the rnr gene encoding ribonuclease R, translated to MSKVVIPERQSIYEVLDASAAPLRFQKLLRHFQLKGDDEITAFTRRLKAMARDGEIECDTGGAWAAARAPRFVTGDIVRCDGGLALRAGGDDVELPERLSRRLFAGDRVRLRSVGPKRGEAKPVAVEVVERRHELVGLFSKRGHCIVPLRERHLGSVAVSDDDGLRPDDGDAVVVRLRPPSPQPPHLSGALVQVLGRRGAADLEVDMTIRACDIPHEWPPEVLRECKAFKRRRVPQPGAGRRDLRKMPFVTIDGSDAKDFDDAVCCEKDGDATMLWVAIADVASYVKPGTAMDREAAERGNSVYFPGRVVPMLPPLLSDDLCSLRPNEDRAALVCRMRLSRDGELLDYDFCRAVIHSHARLTYGEAGGFFARGAALPPGCPASVAAMLRTAHAAWRALRGARERRNALDFETSEARVALDEHGRLRAIAPLVRNDAHRLIEEFMICANVAAAGFLERRRLHFLYRVHQGFKKDAFESLDLFLRDLGFSAGDGDLAGMARVLAKIEGHEHRRVITGVILRSLARAVYTPVNTGHFGLALESYAHFTSPIRRYPDLLLHRAIHRALDSPDGADYDARAMRHFGENCSFTEKRADDATRDIERYYKCVSLEERVGETFTGLVTAVTSFGLFIELEGLHVEGLLHIRLLDDDYYQHDPVRHRLVGGRRGKIWRLGDVAEVTVMRVDPQERQIDLAPPGDAARRKFFERRQRRRARG
- a CDS encoding methylenetetrahydrofolate dehydrogenase, whose translation is MDKLLLHFDTDAVPGTFDAVVAYDGGADRLAQYGGVSADNCGKLTEGAIYTRAPADKKNTAIFISGGDLDAGQRLLDAVTGAFFDRFRVSVMLDSGGCNTTAAAGVALLASQYDIAGKTAAVLAGTGPVGQRAAVMLAASGARRVVLTSRSLERAEQACALMQQRFGAALEARQCRDAAETAAALDGAQIAFGAGKTGVQLLGLPQWRDLAALEAVVDVNTRPPAGIEGVEMTDRAAPRHGKIAFGGLGVGALKLKLHRACIAALFNTNDQVLDAPAILNLARSLAD
- a CDS encoding site-specific DNA-methyltransferase gives rise to the protein MSTNNQAAISFPPPTALHRPRSRSPKSRWLNHIHQGDCVALMGRMPAESIDLSFWSPPYFVGKSYEKDLTFEDWQALLRNTIGAHFRILKSAGFMVINIGDILCFSDPGMPSFQANLRHGKKHRITREDVLAARKKHPDANRHRLASILGCSEQTIQRRLENNNVRGGKHGASTKTLLVGGMLQQWAEDAGLYLYDRRIWHKDPCWANSRWHGNSYRSVDEFEYLFVFWKPGIVEVDRKRLSPQEWAMWGSRGVWHIPSVTRNERHEAEFPEALAERVVRLYSDKGNVVLDPFCGSGTTAVIAKRHKRKYIGIEISEKYVGMAISRVSNASP
- a CDS encoding BglI family type II restriction endonuclease translates to MDNDIKDIDILKIEQVCQRMVVRAMRDYEVKAKDIFRNEGEDAKEVAEDVTREAMEALGVSRIDYRLYGKVDYKRAAFVFLPESEQGVALMVDSKAEKDGDTVTIQMSQTSMEVRQKRGGKSKTVPGKLEKTIKINGKSLLTVTIFVKYVYIPSNGKGLNLREIVVACVPNGLLQERYNPSSEKKSFWRAGRNAPSLGEEFRVRVNLKTLAQIDAWRVTRWSVE